The following proteins come from a genomic window of Paucimonas lemoignei:
- the gsiA_15 gene encoding ABC transporter — protein sequence MNQDNLIEIRDLAVEFVSGEGCQRVVENISFDIRRGETLALVGESGSGKSVTAHSILRLLPYPLARHPSGTIHYAGQDLLTLSEKKLQGIRGNRIAMIFQEPMTSLNPLQSIEKQINEVLGLHKGLTGKDATRRTLELLDLVGIPEPGKRLKALPHELSGGQRQRVMIAMALANEPELLIADEPTTALDVTVQLKILELLKDLQARLGMALLLISHDLNVVKQIANRVCVMQRGCIVEQASCDELFRSPQHPYTRVLLGAEPSGGPSPNAAGAPLLEVDDLRVWFPIKKGLFKKTVDHVKAVDGIHFSLPKGQTLGIVGESGSGKSTLGLAILRLIGSQGAIRFQGETLDCLSQQQIRPLRRQMQVVFQDPFGSLSPRMSVSEIVGEGLRIHRMGTAHEQEMAIIEALREVGLDPETRHRYPHEFSGGQRQRIAIARALVLKPALILLDEPTSALDRTVQRQVVELLRSLQTKYNLTYLFISHDLAVVKALSHQLMVVKQGQVVEQGDAQAIFAAPQHPYTQQLLEAAFLAPVAVD from the coding sequence ATGAACCAGGACAATCTGATCGAGATCCGCGATCTGGCCGTCGAGTTCGTCTCCGGCGAAGGCTGCCAGCGAGTGGTGGAAAACATCAGCTTCGATATTCGTCGCGGGGAGACCCTGGCGCTGGTGGGCGAAAGCGGCTCGGGTAAATCCGTCACAGCGCACTCGATCCTGCGCCTGCTGCCCTACCCGTTGGCGCGCCATCCCAGTGGCACGATCCACTATGCCGGGCAGGATCTGCTGACCCTGAGCGAGAAAAAACTGCAGGGCATCCGAGGCAATCGCATCGCGATGATCTTTCAGGAGCCGATGACCTCCTTGAACCCGCTGCAGTCGATTGAAAAACAGATCAACGAAGTGCTCGGCCTGCACAAAGGCCTGACCGGCAAAGACGCCACACGCCGCACGCTGGAGCTGCTGGACCTGGTAGGCATCCCCGAACCTGGCAAACGCCTCAAAGCCCTGCCACATGAGCTCTCAGGCGGCCAGCGCCAGCGGGTGATGATTGCCATGGCCCTGGCTAACGAGCCGGAGCTGTTGATCGCTGACGAACCGACCACCGCACTGGACGTCACCGTGCAGCTGAAAATCCTCGAATTGCTCAAGGATTTGCAGGCCCGGCTGGGCATGGCGTTGCTGTTGATCAGCCATGATTTGAACGTTGTGAAGCAAATAGCCAACCGCGTATGTGTCATGCAGCGCGGTTGCATCGTCGAACAAGCGTCTTGTGACGAACTGTTTCGTTCGCCGCAGCATCCGTACACCAGAGTTCTGCTGGGTGCAGAGCCTAGCGGTGGGCCTTCGCCCAATGCTGCGGGCGCGCCGCTGCTGGAAGTGGACGATCTGCGGGTCTGGTTTCCGATCAAGAAAGGGTTGTTCAAAAAGACCGTCGATCACGTCAAAGCCGTGGACGGCATCCACTTCAGTCTGCCCAAGGGCCAGACGCTGGGGATTGTCGGCGAAAGCGGCTCGGGTAAATCGACATTGGGTCTGGCGATCCTTAGGCTGATTGGTAGCCAGGGGGCCATACGTTTCCAGGGTGAAACGCTAGACTGCCTGTCTCAGCAGCAGATTCGTCCGCTGCGACGGCAGATGCAGGTGGTATTCCAGGACCCGTTTGGCAGCCTCAGCCCGCGGATGTCGGTGAGTGAAATCGTGGGTGAAGGCCTGCGCATTCATCGCATGGGCACGGCACACGAGCAGGAAATGGCGATTATCGAAGCACTCCGAGAGGTAGGACTGGATCCGGAAACCCGGCACCGCTACCCTCACGAGTTCTCCGGCGGGCAACGGCAGCGAATCGCCATTGCCCGGGCGCTGGTATTGAAACCGGCGCTGATTCTACTGGACGAGCCGACTTCGGCCCTCGACCGGACAGTTCAGCGCCAGGTAGTGGAGCTGCTGCGGTCACTGCAAACCAAGTACAACCTGACGTATTTGTTCATCAGCCATGACCTGGCTGTCGTCAAGGCGCTGAGCCACCAGCTGATGGTGGTCAAGCAAGGCCAAGTGGTCGAACAGGGTGACGCGCAAGCCATTTTTGCCGCACCGCAACATCCTTATACACAGCAGCTGCTGGAAGCCGCCTTTTTGGCACCAGTGGCTGTCGATTAA
- the fabI gene encoding putative oxidoreductase yields the protein MGFLAGKRVLIVGVASKLSIASGIAAAMHREGAELAFTYQNDKLKGRVEEFAAGWGSGPELCFPCDVASDEEIAKVFEDLSKKWDGLDVIVHSVGFAPGDQLDGDFTDATTREGFRIAHDISAYSFVALAKAGRPMMKGRNGSLLTLSYLGAERTMPNYNVMGMAKASLEAGVRYLAGSLGPEGTRVNAVSAGPIRTLAASGIKNFRKMLAANEAQTPLRRNVTIDEVGNAGAFLCSDLASGISGEIMYVDGGFNTTAMGNLEE from the coding sequence ATGGGTTTTCTCGCCGGTAAGCGCGTCCTGATCGTCGGTGTCGCTAGCAAACTGTCCATCGCATCCGGTATTGCTGCCGCCATGCATCGCGAAGGTGCAGAGCTTGCTTTCACCTATCAGAACGACAAACTCAAAGGTCGCGTCGAAGAATTCGCCGCTGGCTGGGGCTCGGGCCCTGAGCTGTGCTTCCCTTGTGACGTGGCAAGCGACGAAGAAATCGCCAAGGTCTTCGAAGACCTGAGCAAGAAGTGGGACGGCCTGGACGTGATCGTTCACTCCGTCGGCTTCGCGCCGGGCGACCAACTGGATGGCGATTTCACCGACGCCACCACCCGCGAAGGTTTCCGCATCGCTCACGACATCAGCGCCTACAGCTTCGTGGCCCTGGCCAAGGCTGGCCGCCCGATGATGAAAGGCCGCAATGGCAGCCTGCTGACTCTGTCGTACCTGGGCGCCGAGCGCACCATGCCTAACTACAACGTGATGGGCATGGCCAAGGCCAGTCTGGAAGCGGGCGTACGTTATCTGGCTGGCAGCCTTGGCCCGGAAGGCACTCGCGTGAATGCTGTATCGGCTGGCCCGATCCGCACTCTCGCCGCTTCCGGTATCAAGAACTTCCGCAAGATGCTGGCCGCGAACGAAGCGCAGACTCCACTGCGTCGTAACGTGACCATTGATGAAGTCGGCAATGCCGGCGCGTTCCTGTGCTCGGACCTGGCGTCTGGTATCAGTGGCGAAATCATGTACGTGGATGGTGGTTTCAACACGACTGCGATGGGTAACCTCGAAGAGTAA
- the ppiD gene encoding PpiC-type peptidyl-prolyl cis-trans isomerase, with translation MLQNIRDNSQGWIAKTIIGIIIALMALTGIDALFTATSTSQDAAKVNGEEITRNELTQAVDMQRRQLMQQLGKDFDPALLDEKMLRDSALKGLVDRKLLLQGASDAKFTFSEASLDQQILQTPEFQVDGKFNADRFDQVIRQLGFTRLQFRQMLAQEMLIGQVRAGVAGSAFVTDAQVEAFARLEKQTRDFASLTLNADASAVKVTEDEIKAHYDEHAKEFMSPEQVVLDYIELKKSSFFDKVQVKDEDLQAAYQKEIANLAEQRRGAHILIDVNDKMTDEQAKAKIEEIQQRLAKGEDFAALAKEFSQDPGSASKGGDLGYAGKGVYDPAFEDALYALNKDQVSAPVRSDFGWHLIKLLGVEAPSVPTFASLKDKLTNDAKSQQVEQRFVEATKQLEDSAFEASDLAQPAQDLGLKVQTSAPFGREGGEGLTANRAVIQAAFSPEVLEEGSNSNALELDPETVVVVRSKEHRMPEQLPLEAVSTAIRAKLVKDHAAAAVKAKGEALLAGLRDGKIPLAAKQDGHSWNVMEAVTRGQEGVDPAVLQALFRMPKPEGKDKPEFTSLSLADGSFVIVRLNGVNQAAAPTDAEKAQYRRFLASREGQQDFAAYRAQLESKAKIERF, from the coding sequence ATGCTGCAAAACATCAGGGACAATTCACAAGGCTGGATTGCCAAGACAATCATCGGAATCATCATTGCATTGATGGCTTTGACGGGTATCGACGCGCTTTTCACGGCCACAAGCACCAGCCAGGACGCTGCCAAGGTCAACGGTGAGGAAATCACCCGCAACGAGCTGACTCAAGCGGTCGACATGCAACGTCGCCAGCTGATGCAGCAACTGGGCAAGGATTTCGATCCTGCCTTGCTGGATGAAAAAATGCTGCGGGACTCGGCCTTGAAAGGTCTGGTCGATCGCAAGCTGCTACTTCAGGGCGCCAGCGATGCGAAGTTCACCTTCTCCGAAGCTTCGCTGGATCAGCAGATTCTGCAGACGCCTGAATTCCAGGTCGACGGCAAATTCAACGCCGACCGCTTTGATCAGGTTATTCGTCAACTGGGCTTCACCCGTCTGCAATTCCGCCAGATGCTGGCTCAGGAAATGTTGATCGGTCAGGTTCGCGCGGGCGTGGCAGGCAGTGCCTTTGTCACCGATGCCCAGGTTGAAGCCTTTGCCCGTCTGGAAAAACAGACCCGCGATTTCGCTTCGCTGACCCTCAACGCCGATGCCTCCGCGGTCAAGGTGACTGAGGACGAAATCAAGGCTCACTACGATGAACACGCCAAAGAGTTCATGAGCCCTGAGCAGGTGGTCCTGGATTACATCGAACTGAAGAAATCTTCTTTCTTCGACAAGGTGCAGGTCAAGGATGAGGATCTGCAGGCGGCTTACCAGAAGGAAATCGCTAATCTTGCCGAACAGCGCCGTGGCGCGCACATCCTGATCGATGTGAACGACAAGATGACCGACGAGCAGGCCAAGGCGAAGATTGAAGAAATTCAACAGCGTCTGGCCAAGGGTGAAGACTTCGCTGCGCTGGCCAAAGAGTTCTCCCAGGATCCGGGTTCGGCGTCCAAGGGCGGTGACCTGGGCTATGCAGGCAAGGGCGTCTACGATCCGGCCTTTGAAGACGCGCTGTATGCGCTGAACAAAGACCAGGTTTCCGCTCCGGTACGCAGCGACTTCGGCTGGCACCTGATCAAGTTGCTGGGCGTGGAAGCGCCGTCGGTGCCGACCTTTGCCAGCCTGAAAGACAAACTGACCAACGACGCGAAGTCCCAGCAGGTTGAGCAGCGTTTTGTCGAGGCTACCAAGCAGCTCGAAGACTCCGCGTTCGAAGCGTCCGACCTGGCTCAGCCCGCTCAGGACCTTGGCCTGAAAGTACAGACCAGCGCCCCGTTCGGCCGTGAAGGCGGCGAAGGCCTGACAGCTAATCGTGCCGTGATTCAGGCGGCTTTCAGCCCGGAAGTGCTGGAAGAGGGCTCCAACAGTAATGCGCTGGAGCTGGACCCAGAGACCGTCGTCGTGGTGCGCTCCAAAGAGCACCGCATGCCTGAGCAGCTGCCGCTGGAAGCTGTTTCTACAGCTATCCGCGCCAAGCTGGTCAAGGACCACGCTGCTGCTGCAGTCAAGGCCAAAGGCGAAGCACTGTTGGCGGGCTTGCGTGATGGCAAGATCCCTCTGGCTGCCAAGCAGGATGGTCATAGCTGGAACGTCATGGAAGCGGTCACCCGCGGTCAGGAAGGTGTAGATCCTGCTGTGCTGCAAGCGCTGTTCCGCATGCCCAAGCCTGAAGGCAAGGACAAGCCGGAGTTCACCAGCCTTTCGCTGGCAGATGGCAGCTTCGTGATTGTGCGCCTCAATGGCGTGAATCAGGCGGCAGCACCGACGGATGCCGAGAAGGCGCAGTACCGCCGCTTCCTCGCTTCACGTGAAGGCCAGCAGGATTTCGCTGCTTACCGTGCGCAGCTGGAAAGCAAAGCGAAGATCGAACGGTTTTGA
- the lon gene encoding endopeptidase La, translated as MKTTIELPLLPLRDVVVYPHMVIPLFVGREKSIEALEAAMTGDKQILLLAQRNPADDDPGEDALYNVGTIATVLQLLKLPDGTVKVLVEGEQRGSVERFIEIDGHCRAEVALIDEVDAPDRESEVFVRSLLAQFEQYVQLGKKVPAEVLSSLNSIDEPGRLVDTMAAHMALKIEQKQEILEIIDLSARVEHVLALLDAEIDLLQVEKRIRGRVKKQMERSQREYYLNEQMKAIQKELGDSEEGHNEIEELKKRIDAAGLPKDALTKANAELNKLKQMSPMSAEATVVRTYIDWLVQVPWKAQSKVRLDLARAEDILDADHYGLEEVKERILEYLAVQKRVKKIRGPVLCLVGPPGVGKTSLAESIASATNRKFVRMALGGVRDEAEIRGHRRTYIGSMPGRLIQKMTKVGVRNPLFLLDEIDKMGSDMRGDPASALLEVLDPEQNHNFNDHYLEVDYDLSDVMFLCTANSMNIPAALLDRMEVIRLPGYTEDEKINIAVKYLTPKQLQANGLKKGEVEFDEEAIRDIVRYYTREAGVRSLERQIAKVCRKAVKEHAHEKRFAIRVSAEMLEHFLGVRKFRYGLAEQQDQIGQVTGLAWTQVGGELLTIEAAVVPGKGQLIKTGSLGDVMVESITAALTVVRSRAKSLGIPLDFHEKRDTHIHMPEGATPKDGPSAGVGMCTALVSALTQIPVRADVAMTGEITLRGQVLAIGGLKEKLLAAHRGGIKTVIIPEENVRDLKEIPDNIKADLQIKPVKWIDEVLQIALQYAPEPLPDVAPEMVAKDEKRESDSKERISTH; from the coding sequence ATGAAAACGACCATTGAATTGCCTCTCTTGCCATTGCGCGATGTAGTGGTTTATCCGCACATGGTTATCCCGCTGTTCGTGGGGCGCGAGAAGTCTATCGAAGCCCTTGAGGCAGCGATGACAGGCGACAAACAGATCCTGTTGCTCGCGCAAAGAAATCCTGCAGATGATGATCCCGGTGAAGACGCTCTTTATAACGTCGGCACTATTGCAACCGTGTTGCAGCTGCTCAAATTGCCCGACGGCACCGTCAAGGTGCTGGTGGAAGGTGAACAGCGTGGCTCTGTCGAACGCTTTATCGAAATCGATGGCCACTGCCGGGCAGAGGTCGCGCTGATCGACGAAGTCGATGCGCCTGATCGTGAATCCGAAGTGTTCGTGCGCAGCCTGCTGGCTCAGTTCGAGCAATACGTCCAGCTGGGCAAAAAAGTGCCTGCTGAAGTCCTGTCCTCTCTCAATAGCATCGATGAGCCTGGCCGTCTGGTAGACACTATGGCCGCGCACATGGCGCTCAAGATCGAGCAGAAGCAGGAAATCCTCGAGATTATTGACCTGTCCGCACGGGTTGAGCATGTGCTCGCCTTGCTGGATGCAGAGATCGACCTGTTGCAGGTTGAGAAGCGCATCCGTGGCCGGGTCAAAAAGCAGATGGAACGCAGTCAGCGCGAGTACTACCTGAATGAGCAGATGAAGGCCATTCAGAAAGAACTCGGCGACAGCGAGGAAGGCCATAACGAAATCGAAGAACTGAAAAAGCGCATCGATGCCGCTGGCCTGCCTAAAGACGCATTGACCAAGGCGAATGCGGAGCTGAACAAGCTCAAGCAGATGTCGCCGATGTCCGCTGAAGCGACCGTGGTGCGTACCTACATCGACTGGCTGGTTCAGGTGCCGTGGAAGGCGCAAAGCAAGGTTCGCCTGGACCTGGCCCGTGCTGAGGACATCCTCGACGCTGATCACTACGGTCTTGAGGAAGTCAAAGAGCGCATCCTTGAATACCTCGCCGTGCAAAAGCGCGTGAAGAAAATTCGTGGTCCGGTTCTGTGTCTGGTCGGCCCGCCTGGTGTGGGTAAAACCTCCCTGGCTGAGTCGATCGCTAGCGCGACCAACCGCAAATTCGTGCGTATGGCCTTGGGTGGCGTGCGCGACGAAGCGGAAATTCGTGGCCATCGCCGCACCTACATCGGTTCGATGCCGGGCCGATTGATTCAAAAGATGACCAAAGTGGGCGTACGCAACCCGCTGTTCCTGCTCGACGAAATCGACAAGATGGGCAGCGACATGCGTGGCGACCCGGCGTCGGCACTGCTTGAGGTGCTGGACCCGGAACAGAACCACAACTTCAACGACCATTACCTGGAAGTCGACTACGACCTATCCGACGTCATGTTCTTGTGCACCGCCAACTCGATGAACATCCCGGCGGCGCTGCTCGACCGGATGGAAGTCATCCGTTTGCCGGGCTACACCGAAGACGAAAAGATCAACATCGCCGTCAAATACCTCACGCCCAAGCAGCTTCAAGCCAACGGCCTGAAGAAGGGCGAAGTGGAATTCGACGAAGAAGCGATTCGCGACATCGTGCGTTATTACACCCGTGAAGCAGGTGTGCGTAGCCTTGAGCGGCAGATTGCCAAGGTCTGCCGCAAGGCGGTGAAGGAGCATGCGCACGAAAAACGTTTTGCAATTCGTGTCAGCGCTGAAATGCTCGAGCACTTCCTGGGCGTACGCAAATTCCGCTACGGCCTGGCCGAACAGCAGGATCAGATCGGGCAGGTTACCGGCCTGGCGTGGACTCAGGTGGGTGGCGAGTTGCTGACCATCGAAGCGGCGGTCGTGCCGGGTAAAGGGCAACTGATCAAGACCGGTTCCCTGGGGGATGTGATGGTCGAATCCATCACTGCCGCGTTGACCGTGGTGCGCAGCCGCGCGAAAAGCCTGGGGATCCCCCTGGACTTCCACGAGAAGCGTGACACGCACATCCACATGCCCGAGGGGGCGACCCCTAAAGATGGCCCTAGCGCAGGCGTAGGCATGTGCACGGCCCTTGTTTCAGCCCTGACACAGATTCCGGTGCGTGCTGATGTGGCCATGACGGGTGAAATCACCCTGCGCGGCCAGGTTCTGGCGATTGGCGGCTTAAAGGAAAAACTGCTCGCGGCACACCGTGGTGGCATCAAGACGGTGATCATTCCGGAAGAAAACGTTCGCGATTTGAAAGAGATTCCTGACAACATCAAGGCCGACCTGCAGATCAAGCCCGTTAAATGGATTGACGAAGTCCTGCAAATTGCGCTGCAATACGCGCCGGAGCCGCTGCCGGATGTCGCGCCCGAGATGGTTGCGAAGGACGAAAAACGCGAGTCTGACTCTAAGGAAAGAATTAGCACGCATTAG